The genomic region CACACCTTGAAAGCCTTCAATTTCTCCATAGAACGTTTGATCATCAAGGATCTCGTATTTCGCGTTTTTCATAGCGGATTGGATATATGTAGTTAGCATAGAACCCTCACTTGATCATCGTAATACTCACCCTCAAACATTGCGCCTCCTCATGTCCCCAACGCAAAATGCGCCCCTGACAAAACCTGTGAAGAAGCCACGCGATCGAGAATCCGCAGGCGCAATTGATTCTCAACCTCGGCCATCTCGGGCAAACCCGCGAGATTATTCACCTCATCGGGATCTTCTTCCACATTGAAAAGCAAATAGGGCTGTCCCTCGCGATTCAGCACAATCTTCCATTCGCGATTCAACAACATAATTTCCCCGCCGTATTCCGATATCGCTTCTGTGCGATGTTCTCGCGTTGGATCTTCAAGAACGGGACAGGCCGATTTGGCAAACTGCCTGAAATTCAGTTCACCGCTTGCTAGCTCGACCAGCGTCGGTCCCACATCAAACCACTCAATCGGACTATCACACACAGCCCCAGCAACATCGCTACTCGCCGTCTCAGGCGTGCGAATCAGCAGGGGAACCCGCACCGCGCCATTTAAGAGATTGCTCTTATAGATAAAACCGTAATCCCCATTCATCTCTCCGTGATCCGACATCAGCACAACAACCGTATTATCCATCTCGCCGCGCTGTTCAATCACATCAAAAATCTCGCCAATCTGATCGTCGATCAACGTGACATTGCCCGCGTAATTTGCGCGCAACAATTTCTCTTCTCCCGGTTCAAACGGTATCTTTTGCTTGGCGTCCAACAAACCCTGCGGGCGCTCGCGATCATCATCTGGCGCCGCAACCGGATCGGGCATATCATCCGGATTATACCGGCTATAATGGGGTTCCGGCGTATCCCACGGTTCGTGTGGCCCGCCAAAACTCACCCAGCAAAACCAGGGCTGATCGCGGTCATATCCCGCCAGATATTTCTTCGCCTGCTGCCCCACATACACATCCGCATAATCCTCAAAAGGCAATGTCGATGGCCGCGTCACCCAGGGTTTATTGCTAAAACGCTCATCAAAATCTGCCTTATACGCATCCCACAACCCCTTCTCTTCCCACATCGCCGTCATGTACGACAAACATCGCGCGCTCGCCCTTGGTCCGCCAATCTCATCCACATCATCAAGCCCATAACTGTGCATCAAATGCTCGCGATCTCTCAAATCGCCCCCGTGTGGATGTAAATGCGTCTTGCCAAACAGACTCGTGCGATACCCCGCATCGCGCACCGCCTGCATCCACGTTGGACAATCTGGCGATAGTGTGTGGTTCTGATTATCCCACACCCCCGTATTGTGCGGATAGTGTCCGGTAGCCAGACTCAACCGCGTTGGAATACACACCGGCGAATTGGTCACACAATTTGAAAACCGCACACCCTCTGCCGCAATGCGGTCCATATTGGGCGTCTCCAGCCAATCGCTCACACAACCCAGTGCATCCCATCGCTGCTGATCAGTTATAATCATCAAAATATTCGGTTTGCCCATTCATTGTCCTTTCGAAAGGTATTTTTAAAAGGATTACAGGAACTATTTTGCCCAATATAAACGCCCATTCTGAAATTGGCAACTGTTCTCAAGGAGCCGTATCAGTATCTCGATCCGCCTGCTTTAACAGCAAAATAATCTGATCTAATCGCTTCATAAATCCATAGAGAAAGGCAAAAATCGTACACCACAATCCCACGATAAAAAGCCCACCGGTAATCGCCATCAGAATCAAATCATAGCGCGTAAATTCTGGCATCTTTCCTCCTTGAAATAGAATATGCCCGCTTGCTCGCTTGCTATTATAGTTCAATTGCCTTATGTTCCCATTATTTCGAGGAACAAACATATATTTACAATAGTCAAAAATAAAATAGCTCAAAGGATAATCTCATGCGCCAATACCTGTGGATCGCAATATTTTTAATCGGATGTGGCGGCAGCACCACTGCGCCGACGCCTACTGAATCCGGCCTCACTGCCCAGCACGCGAGCCTGGAACCCGTACAATTTCAAACACCGGACGGCTTTCTGTTATTTGGCACGCTCTTTTCTTCTCCCAATCACCCCGCGCCTCGCCCTGCGGTCATCCTGCTCCATCCATTTAATGCAAACCACTTTCAGTGGGCGGACTTTGTTCCCGAACTCGTTGCCGAGCGAGGCTATCTGGCACTCGCCTTTGACCTACGCGGACATGGCAACAGCATCTTTCGCAATGGGCAAACAGTCACAATCCAGAACTTCACCATTGACGACCTCAACCAGATGCCGCTCGATGTCGTCGCTGCAATTGCATTTCTCAAAACCCGTGCAGAAGCAGACCCCAATCGCATCGGCGTCATCGGTACAGACATCGGTGCCAACATCGCCTTTGTGAGCGCGGGCCTGTATCCCGATATCAAAGCAACCGTATCCGTTTCGCCCGACTTTCGCGAAAACCAGGCTCAGGAAATTCTCATCGGCACCAATATTCCCGGTTTTGCACCCCGCAACATCCTCTATCTCGCAGCTTTTGGCGATGGATATGCCTACACCTCATCCCAAACCATGTCTGAATTGACCCGGGGAGTAACTGCCGTGATCGGCTATCAGGGGACGGGACATGGACTCGATTTACTCGCCCAGGGCAACGCGTGGACAACCGCCCTGGACTGGCTCGACAAAAATCTTTGAACCGATGTATGAAAGCGCGTCATTTCTTCACACGGGAGGCAGTCATGCGACCTTCAAGATGGCTATCGATCTTACTGATTGGCACAGCACTATGCGCCTTAGACCTGTCAGATATTTACGCACAGCGCGGTGGCGGTGGACGCGGCGGCGGTGGACGCGGAGGTGGCGGTGGTGGACGCGCAGATTTGAGCCCCCAGCAACGCAGACAATTCGCAGAATACCCCTGGGATGCCCAAAAACTCCTCGAAGCCAACGCACAGATTATCAGCCAAATACCGGCACCCATACGGATGTACATACTCGACCAGGCTAAAAAATGGGACGATCTGTTTCCCGTTCGCCACCAACAACTCGAACTCTTTTTTCGCAAACTCCCCAACACCGACCGCAGAGAATTTAACGCAGTATTCGGCGATATTTTGCGCGAATTTCAGGCACTTCAGGGCGGCAGACAGGGACGCCAGGGACAGGGAGCGCGCGGTGGTGGACAGGAGCGCCAGGGACAAGGCGTGCGCGGTGGTGGCGGTGGACGCCGAGGGCAACAAGGAGCACGCGGTGGGGGGCAGGGACGCCAGGGACAGGGAGCACGCGGTGGTGGCGGTGGACGCGGAGGTCCCAGCCTGAATATCAGCGACTTTACACCTGCTCAATACGCCATGATCGAGCGCGCCTTCCAATCTTTTGTCCTATCAGACCAGGGCTTGTCCA from Gemmatimonadota bacterium harbors:
- a CDS encoding alpha/beta fold hydrolase, which gives rise to MRQYLWIAIFLIGCGGSTTAPTPTESGLTAQHASLEPVQFQTPDGFLLFGTLFSSPNHPAPRPAVILLHPFNANHFQWADFVPELVAERGYLALAFDLRGHGNSIFRNGQTVTIQNFTIDDLNQMPLDVVAAIAFLKTRAEADPNRIGVIGTDIGANIAFVSAGLYPDIKATVSVSPDFRENQAQEILIGTNIPGFAPRNILYLAAFGDGYAYTSSQTMSELTRGVTAVIGYQGTGHGLDLLAQGNAWTTALDWLDKNL
- a CDS encoding sulfatase-like hydrolase/transferase, which gives rise to MGKPNILMIITDQQRWDALGCVSDWLETPNMDRIAAEGVRFSNCVTNSPVCIPTRLSLATGHYPHNTGVWDNQNHTLSPDCPTWMQAVRDAGYRTSLFGKTHLHPHGGDLRDREHLMHSYGLDDVDEIGGPRASARCLSYMTAMWEEKGLWDAYKADFDERFSNKPWVTRPSTLPFEDYADVYVGQQAKKYLAGYDRDQPWFCWVSFGGPHEPWDTPEPHYSRYNPDDMPDPVAAPDDDRERPQGLLDAKQKIPFEPGEEKLLRANYAGNVTLIDDQIGEIFDVIEQRGEMDNTVVVLMSDHGEMNGDYGFIYKSNLLNGAVRVPLLIRTPETASSDVAGAVCDSPIEWFDVGPTLVELASGELNFRQFAKSACPVLEDPTREHRTEAISEYGGEIMLLNREWKIVLNREGQPYLLFNVEEDPDEVNNLAGLPEMAEVENQLRLRILDRVASSQVLSGAHFALGT